AAGCATTATGGCGTTGGTCCAAAAATAACGGTCGCCAATGCCAAAAACCGCTACCACTTCTTCCCCTTCCGCCAGATATTCGGCGTACTTTTCTTTCTGTTTTTGTGTGGCCAGTTTCGCCCGTTTAACTTCCATTACTTTCACTATACCATTTAGCTACCGTTGGCTCTACATCTTCAGCTCCGACATCGTACCAGTGTATTTCCGGCAGATATTTTTTCAGATAATTTAGTTGCCGCTTCGCGTACTGGTGTTCATGGGTCTTCCATTCTTCAATACTCTTTTCAAGGTATCCAAAAGCATTCGGTTGATAACCCATTTTTAATAACTTTTCTTTTTCTGCCAAAGCTCCGGCCTTTATCCGTTCCTCTACCCGCCTGTTAATGCGTTGACAAAGCACTTCCAATGGCGCCTCCAGTCCAATTATCAAAATATTTGCTTCTATCCCCGCATTCAAGATTCTATGTTCAATATTCTGCTTCGCCACTTCTATCGCCCTTACCAGTCTTCTGGGGTTATTTCTGTCCGATTCATTCATTTTTTCCCACCTGGTTCTATCGGCTTCCCGTAATTTATTTTGCAATACTGCAATGGAACAATGTAACAGTTGCTTTCTAATTTCTTCGTCTGGCGGTATATGCAGTGTCGGCGACGGATGCAGCAGTTCTTTAATGTATTGTCCCGTCCCGCCGACGATTATCGGCAGTTTATTTCTCTTCCATATTTCCCCAATTACTCCTACTGCATAGTTCGTCCAATCCGAAACATTAAACTGTTGATCCGGCGTCACCAAATCGATACCCCATTGGAAATGTTGAGTATCTTTGCCCGTCGCGATGTTCATAAATTTATAGACCTGCCGGGAATCCGCCGAAATAATTTCTC
The Patescibacteria group bacterium genome window above contains:
- a CDS encoding tRNA (adenosine(37)-N6)-dimethylallyltransferase MiaA — translated: MINKLLVITGPTATGKTALGLKLAEKFNGEIISADSRQVYKFMNIATGKDTQHFQWGIDLVTPDQQFNVSDWTNYAVGVIGEIWKRNKLPIIVGGTGQYIKELLHPSPTLHIPPDEEIRKQLLHCSIAVLQNKLREADRTRWEKMNESDRNNPRRLVRAIEVAKQNIEHRILNAGIEANILIIGLEAPLEVLCQRINRRVEERIKAGALAEKEKLLKMGYQPNAFGYLEKSIEEWKTHEHQYAKRQLNYLKKYLPEIHWYDVGAEDVEPTVAKWYSESNGS